From Candidatus Nomurabacteria bacterium:
TACGCTCTCCCGTTTCATCGAAACGCAAGGTACAGGCATTACCAGTACTGGTACAGTCAATCGGTGCAGCTACTGCTCCAGCCGTATCTCCCGCGATCAATTCAAGGCCACAACCATACACATTATGCGAAATGAAACAATCACTATATGCTCCAGCCCCTGTGTCGTCAGAAAACTGCTGCCAAGCTGTATTGGTCAAACCTTCGAACTCACGCAACACAAGATCATCGCGCAACTTCTGAGCGATCTCTGCCCCCTCTTGAGCCAAGAAGAAAGCCACCACCTGCTCACTCGCGTAGGTTGTACTCTTGGCTGCTCGTGAACTGATCGCCATCGGACCGCTGATCACGATCAAAAGAATAGTAATCGCAACCAGTGTCTCCACCAAACTAAAGCCTCTTTGATTGTGTCGTGTATACATCATACGTCAGCTGTTCTTTGAGTTACGGTTGTTTGCACTCGGTACGGTTTTGCCTGTGGATCATCAACCTCCCTAGCCTCAATATAGATCGTGATCGAAGCCTGATCTAAATAATCTGGTGCACCTTCGCTCAGCGGCTTCGAACCGGTCACATAAAATTCCGCATCGGTAATCACGATACCAGACGAAACGATCGACTGTGCTGGACCAGCTCCGACCCGACGATAGATCTTGCCGGTATCTTCATGATAAAAATACAGAATGCGATCATCCGCTGCTCCGGTAATACTGTTGCCTCCTTCCACAAATGCAACACCTTGCCACGTGTTACCTCCACGCCCAGTTGCACAATCTTGCTTTAATGGAATTCCTCCAACCTCAAGCTCGGTGTCCAAGTCAGTTGTGATGCCTGAATTGATACCATCAGCAAAGATCTTATGTGCACCAGCATTTGGTGCCATTTGAGCATCACAAAAATAGTGAAAGCCCGTTCTCAGCTCACGCGTCATACTATCGAGCGCAAACGAAAGGTTGGTCATCACTGACTGTTCATTCTGCAAACGCTCATTGGAAGTGATCAAAGCTAGTAGTGCCCCTACCGCGATCGTAACCACCACCGAGAACACCGCCAACGAGACGATCATTTCTACGAGAGTAAAGCCAGATTGTTTTGTGTTGCTAATTTGCATATTAGATAACGGCTATTTGACCAGAAGTCGTCACTTCGATCACACGCACATCAGCACTACCAACTCGACCAACTTCGATCTGCACTGATTCTGCTGGAATCTCACCAACGCCATCAAAGAATCGTGCATCAAAGTTTGGCCGCTCGAACACGACCGAAATGTCATTGTGTAGATTTCCATTACTATCCGTAATAGTACGTATCTCAAAACGCTTATCGAGCCTACCAAGTGCTCCGTAGTCTTCACTCGCGGCACTGTAATGATAATCCGCATCGCCGTCTCTGAATACTCGATAACGATCATTGAGGATCAAACTGTCAAAATACACTCCCATAACCGAACGGAAGACTCCCGCGTCACCACTAGAACTTACTGCATTAAGCTGCACTTCTCGAAGTGTTAGTGCGATCTCGTACGCTTGGTTGCGGAGCAATACTGCACTATTGAAAGAACTTTGGTTGGCCAACACAATACCTGCCACCAACACGATGATACTGATACTCACCATGAGTTCGATCAGACCGAAACCGCCTTGTAGCATGCGGCAAGTAAGTGTATTTGATATAGGTCTAGAGGAAGTAAAA
This genomic window contains:
- a CDS encoding prepilin-type N-terminal cleavage/methylation domain-containing protein, whose translation is MMYTRHNQRGFSLVETLVAITILLIVISGPMAISSRAAKSTTYASEQVVAFFLAQEGAEIAQKLRDDLVLREFEGLTNTAWQQFSDDTGAGAYSDCFISHNVYGCGLELIAGDTAGAVAAPIDCTSTGNACTLRFDETGERSRYKHSAGTPTAYKRIIKFNRLDDHQVRVESTVSWRSGSLRDEQSVTVETFLLDVYR
- a CDS encoding prepilin-type N-terminal cleavage/methylation domain-containing protein; this translates as MLQGGFGLIELMVSISIIVLVAGIVLANQSSFNSAVLLRNQAYEIALTLREVQLNAVSSSGDAGVFRSVMGVYFDSLILNDRYRVFRDGDADYHYSAASEDYGALGRLDKRFEIRTITDSNGNLHNDISVVFERPNFDARFFDGVGEIPAESVQIEVGRVGSADVRVIEVTTSGQIAVI
- a CDS encoding prepilin-type N-terminal cleavage/methylation domain-containing protein, which produces MQISNTKQSGFTLVEMIVSLAVFSVVVTIAVGALLALITSNERLQNEQSVMTNLSFALDSMTRELRTGFHYFCDAQMAPNAGAHKIFADGINSGITTDLDTELEVGGIPLKQDCATGRGGNTWQGVAFVEGGNSITGAADDRILYFYHEDTGKIYRRVGAGPAQSIVSSGIVITDAEFYVTGSKPLSEGAPDYLDQASITIYIEAREVDDPQAKPYRVQTTVTQRTADV